In one window of Henckelia pumila isolate YLH828 chromosome 1, ASM3356847v2, whole genome shotgun sequence DNA:
- the LOC140879223 gene encoding molybdopterin biosynthesis protein CNX1 gives MNCDSDGKMISVEEAIETVLSAAKRRPTVTVPIHESFGKILAQDVTSLDPLPPYRASIKDGYAVVASDGPGEYPVITESRAGNDGIGVTVTSGTIAYVTTGGPIPDGADAVVQVEDTIVGSTSDRLKRVQILKSVSQGCDIRPVGIDIAQGEVVLKSGEHVGVAEIGLMAALGVTDVKVYPTPKIAVLSTGDELVEPTNESLNRGQIRDSNRAMLLAAAIHQQCKVIDLGIVRDDEKEIQRVFDQAFSSGIDILLTSGGVSMGDRDYVKPLLEKRGKVYFHKVFMKPGKPITFAEVLPRSTENIAGNKILAFGLPGNPVSCLVCYHLFVVPTIRHLSGWTHPHLPRIRARLKQSIKADPARPEFHRATVYWESDGSKNSGFVAESTGHQISSRLLSMKSANALLELPATGNLIPAGTSVPAILISDLSCATGTRSLPSPNSVCVTQESAPNKADVGKLEDSGVRVAILTVSDTVASGAGPDRSGPRAVSVVNSSSEKLGGAKVITTAVVPDEIPRIKELLERWSDVDKMDLILTLGGTGFSPRDVTPEATKEVVQKETPGLLHVMMQESLKVTPFAVLSRSAAGIRGSTLIINMPGNPNAVAECMEALLPSLKHAFKQIKGDKTEKHPKHIPHAQATPTNTWERSYDKAAGVVQETCSCSH, from the exons ATGAATTGTGACAGTGATGGTAAAATGATATCTGTGGAGGAAGCCATTGAAACAGTGCTCAGTGCTGCTAAAAGGCGGCCAACTGTGACGGTGCCCATCCACGAGTCTTTCGGCAAAATCTTGGCACAGGACGTCACCTCTCTTGACCCTCTTCCTCCTTACCGGGCTTCTATCAAG GATGGATATGCTGTCGTCGCATCAGATGGTCCGGGTGAATACCCTGTAATTACTGAGTCAAGAGCTGGAAATGATGGGATCGGTGTCACAGTGACATCCGGAACGATTGCATACGTTACAACCGGAG GGCCAATACCTGATGGTGCTGATGCTGTTGTGCAAGTAGAGGACACTATAGTAGGGAGTACATCGGATAGGTTAAAGCGAGTACAAATATTGAAATCAGTTTCACAAGGATGTGATATTCGGCCAGTG GGGATTGATATAGCTCAAGGTGAAGTAGTATTGAAATCTGGGGAACACGTGGGTGTTGCGGAAATTGGTCTAATGGCCGCTTTGGGTGTAACAGATGTAaag GTATATCCGACCCCCAAAATTGCAGTGCTTTCAACTGGTGATGAACTTGTTGAGCCGACAAATGAGTCTTTAAATCGTGGTCAG ATTAGGGACTCCAACCGTGCAATGCTTCTTGCTGCTGCAATACATCAACAGTGCAAAGTTATTGACCTTGGTATAGTTCGTGATGATGAAAAAGAGATCCAGAGGGTCTTTGATCAAGCATTTTCTTCTGGAATCGATATTTTATTAACTTCTGGAGGTGTTTCAATGGGAGACAGGGATTATGTCAAACCCTTACTTGAAAAGAGAGGAAAAGTGTATTTTCACAAG GTTTTCATGAAACCAGGGAAGCCCATCACATTTGCTGAGGTTCTTCCTAGGTCAACTGAAAACATTGCTGGAAATAAGATTCTTGCTTTTGGTTTGCCTGGAAATCCAGTGAGTTGTTTGGTCTGTTACCATCTTTTTGTGGTTCCTACAATTCGACATCTTTCTGGATGGACTCACCCCCACCTTCCAAG AATACGTGCTCGACTTAAGCAGTCAATAAAGGCAGATCCAGCCCGTCCGGAATTTCATCGCGCCACTGTTTATTGGGAATCTGATGGTTCCAAAAATTCTGG ATTTGTTGCTGAGAGCACTGGTCACCAAATTAGCAGTCGACTGTTGAGTATGAAGTCTGCAAATGCCTTATTGGAGCTTCCAGCAACAGGCAACCTGATTCCCGCCGGAACTTCTGTACCAGCAATTCTCATTTCTGATTTAAGTTGCGCTACTGGGACCAGAAGTTTACCCTCGCCAAATTCAGTTTGCGTTACACAAGAAAGTGCTCCAAACAAAGCAGATGTTGGCAAGCTTGAAGATTCTGGGGTTAGAGTGGCTATTCTCACAGTGAGTGATACAGTTGCATCTGGGGCAGGGCCTGATCGGAG TGGTCCACGTGCTGTATCTGTTGTGAATTCATCATCAGAAAAACTAGGAGGTGCAAAGGTAATCACAACAGCTGTCGTTCCGGATGAAATTCCAAGAATCAAGGAATTGCTGGAGAGGTGGAGTGACGTTGATAAAATGGATCTCATCCTGACCCTTG GTGGTACTGGCTTCTCCCCTAGAGATGTCACGCCAGAAGCTACTAAAGAAGTGGTACAAAAGGAAACACCCGGTTTACTGCACGTTATGATGCAAGAGAGTTTGAAG GTGACACCATTTGCAGTGTTGTCACGCTCCGCTGCTGGAATAAGAGGGTCAACATTG ATAATAAACATGCCGGGAAATCCAAATGCAGTTGCCGAATGTATGGAGGCATTACTACCCTctcttaagcatgcatttaagcAAATTAAGGGTGACAAGACGGAAAAACATCCTAAGCATATTCCTCATGCACAAGCAACCCCAACAAATACTTGGGAACGTAGCTACGACAAAGCAGCTGGTGTAGTCCAAGAAACTTGTTCTTGCTCCCATTAA
- the LOC140879230 gene encoding G2/mitotic-specific cyclin S13-7-like, which translates to MASKAFVPEQPRVLGAAKQKNGEAEGKNRRVLRDIGNLAIAPAVEGKPQNQITRPVTRRFGAQLLENAQAAAEKHNNKKPVVGKDCAAKAAIAPTKEPVLPKKETVIAISSDVKEICKSERKIPTKTLTAILTARSKDACGLNKKPKDLIVDIDAADVENELAAVEYIEDIYSFYKLAEGDTRVHDYMDSQPEINSKMRAILVDWLVEVHKKFELMPESLYLTINIVDRFLSLKTVPRRELQLVGISSMLIACKYEEIWAPEVSDFIAIADNAYVREQVLLMEKAILGKLEWYLTVPTPYVFLVRYIKASIPSDQELENMAFFLAELGLMNYATIIPYCSSMISASAVYAARCTLNKSPLWTPTLKHHTGYSEDQLLECAKLLVSFHSGVVENKLKAVARKYSSPERGAVALLPAAKGLLSA; encoded by the exons ATGGCTTCAAAAGCTTTTGTTCCGGAGCAACCGAGAG TATTAGGAGCAGCAAAGCAGAAGAATGGAGAAGCCGAAGGCAAAAACCGGCGAGTTCTCAGAGATATTGGAAATTTAGCAATTGCTCCAGCTGTTGAGGGGAAGCCCCAAAATCAAATCACTCGCCCTGTAACAAG GCGTTTTGGAGCACAGCTATTGGAAAATGCACAGGCTGCAGCAGAAAAACACAACAACAAG AAACCTGTGGTGGGAAAAGACTGTGCTGCGAAAGCCGCTATAGCACCTACGAAGGAGCCAGTCTTGCCAAAGAAAGAAACCGTAATTGCCATCAGTTCTGATGTAAAAGAAATCTGCAAAAGTGAAAGGAAAATCCCCACCAAAACTCTGACTGCAATTCTTACTGCTAGAAGCAAG GATGCTTGTGGACTCAACAAGAAACCAAAAGATCTCATAGTAGATATTGATGCAGCAGATGTGGAAAATGAATTGGCGGCTGTCGAGTATATCGAGGATATCTACAGTTTCTACAAGCTTGCGGAG GGAGACACTCGGGTTCACGATTACATGGATTCGCAGCCAGAAATCAACTCTAAAATGAGAGCCATTCTTGTAGATTGGCTAGTTGAAGTCCACAAGAAGTTTGAGCTGATGCCTGAAAGTCTCTATTTGACAATCAATATAGTTGATCGATTCTTATCGTTAAAAACTGTTCCCAGGAGGGAACTGCAGTTGGTTGGCATTAGTTCAATGCTCATTGCTTGCAAGTATGAGGAGATATGGGCACCAGag gtAAGTGATTTTATAGCAATAGCAGACAATGCATACGTCAGAGAACAAGTTCTTCTGATGGAGAAAGCAATTCTTGGAAAACTTGAATGGTATCTAACTGTTCCAACTCCATATGTTTTCTTGGTTCGATACATAAAAGCTTCCATTCCATCCGATCAAGAG CTGGAGAACATGGCATTTTTCTTAGCCGAACTTGGTTTGATGAACTACGCCACCATCATACCATACTGCTCTTCAATGATTTCCGCATCTGCAGTGTATGCAGCACGCTGCACTCTTAACAAGAGTCCCCTTTGGACCCCAACTCTCAAGCACCATACTGGCTATTCAGAAGATCAGCTACT GGAATGTGCCAAGCTTTTGGTCAGCTTCCACTCGGGTGTGGTGGAAAATAAGCTCAAGGCTGTTGCTCGAAAGTACTCGAGCCCAGAGAGGGGTGCTGTAGCCTTGCTTCCTGCAGCAAAGGGACTTCTCTCGGCTTGA